One window of Ailuropoda melanoleuca isolate Jingjing chromosome 3, ASM200744v2, whole genome shotgun sequence genomic DNA carries:
- the MGAT4B gene encoding alpha-1,3-mannosyl-glycoprotein 4-beta-N-acetylglucosaminyltransferase B encodes MGIPSVRREVHSYLTDTLHSLISELSPQEKEDSVIVVLIAETDPQYTSVVTENIKALFPTEIHSGLLEVISPSPHFYPDFSRLRESFGDPKERVRWRTKQNLDYCFLMMYAQSKGIYYVQLEDDIVAKPNYLSTMKNFALQQPSEDWMILEFSQLGFIGKMFKSLDLSLIVEFILMFYRDKPIDWLLDHILWVKVCNPEKDAKHCDRQKANLRIRFKPSLFQHVGTHSSLAGKIQKLKDKDFGKQALRKEHVNPPAEVSTSLKTYQHFTLEKAYLREDFFWAFTPAAGDFIRFRFFQPLRLERFFFRSGNIEHPEDKLFNTSVEVLPFDNPQSDKEALQEGRSATLRYPRSPDGYLQIGSFYKGVAEGEVDPAFGPLEALRLSIQTDSPVWVILSEIFLKKAD; translated from the exons ATGGGCATCCCCAGCGTGAGGCGCGAGGTGCACTCATACCTGACAGACACGCTGCACTCGCTCATCTCAGAGCTGAGCCCGCAGGAGAAGGAGGACTCGGTCATCGTGGTGCTGATCGCCGAG ACTGACCCACAATACACCTCGGTGGTGACAGAGAACATCAAAGCCTT gTTCCCCACGGAGATCCATTCCGGGCTCCTGGAAGtcatctccccttccccccacttctaCCCTGACTTCTCCCGCCTCCGAGAGTCCTTTGGGGACCCCAAGGAGAGAGTCAG GTGGAGGACCAAACAGAACCTCGATTACTGCTTCCTCATGATGTATGCACAGTCCAAAGGCATCTACTACGTGCAG CTGGAGGATGACATTGTCGCCAAGCCCAACTACCTGAGCACCATGAAGAACTTTGCGCTGCAGCAGCCTTCGGAGGACTGGATGATCCTGGAGTTCTCCCAGTTGGGCTTCATTG GGAAGATGTTCAAGTCGCTGGACCTGAGCCTGATTGTGGAGTTCATCCTCATGTTCTACCGGGACAAGCCCATTGACTGGCTCCTGGACCACATTCTGTGGGTGAAGGTCTGCAACCCCGAGAAGGACGCG aaGCACTGTGACCGGCAGAAGGCCAACCTGCGGATCCGCTTCAAGCCATCCCTCTTCCAGCACGTGGGCACGCACTCCTCACTGGCGGGCAAGATCCAGAAACTGAAG GACAAGGACTTTGGGAAGCAGGCACTGAGGAAGGAGCACGTGAACCCACCGGCCGAG GTGAGCACGAGCCTCAAGACATACCAGCACTTCACCCTGGAGAAGGCCTACTTGCGCGAGGATTTCTTCTGGGCCTTCACGCCTGCTGCAGGGGACTTCATCCGCTTCCGCTTCTTCCAGCCGCTGCGTCTAGAGCG GTTCTTCTTCCGCAGCGGGAACATCGAGCATCCAGAGGACAAGCTCTTCAACACGTCAGTGGAGGTGCTGCCCTTCGAT AACCCCCAGTCAGACAAGGAGGCCCTGCAGGAGGGCCGTTCAGCCACCCTCCGGTACCCTCGGAGCCCTGACGGCTACCTCCAGATAG GCTCCTTCTACAAGGGTGTGGCAGAGGGCGAGGTGGACCCGGCCTTCGGCCCCCTGGAAGCACTGCGCCTCTCCATCCAGACAGACTCCCCCGTGTGGGTCATTCTGAGTGAG ATTTTCCTGAAAAAGGCCGACTAA
- the LOC109489924 gene encoding uncharacterized protein LOC109489924 gives MGGASSRAARAGKGRLRRLPAASRGHRPDPAPAACVQVSPGPLSSRRDAGVLGAPEALLLRRVRTMGRFEEQKSRSPLWDSSNRGLGQTFGERLVQLLGVLVPSVARRLRPVGEALAGEKFQTGSRWGFVFLFQPRSTPGGRMCSREPGRVWARASAEALMPGAGEAGPLAATGLHPGACWNDWPPFSCRPDLTLTQGISCCGKG, from the exons ATGGGAGGGGCGTCCTCCCGCGCCGCCCGGGCGGGGAAGGGGCGCCTGCGTCGGCTTCCGGCCGCCTCCCGCGGCCACCGGCCGGACCCTGCTCCGGCCGCCTGCGTCCAGGTGAGCCCAG GACCTTTATCTAGTCGGCGGGATGCAGGCGTGCTGGGGGCCCCGGAGGCGCTCCTGCTCCGCAGAGTACGAACAATGGGCCGTTTTGAGGAGCAAAAGAGCCGCAG tCCCCTGTGGGATTCGTCCAACCGAGGTTTGGGGCAGACATTTGGGGAGCGCCTTGTCCAGTTGCTAGGAGTCCTGGTTCCCAGCGTTGCCCGCAGGCTCCGGCCCGTGGGAGAGGCTTTGGCCGGGGAGAAGTTTCAGACTGGAAGTCGCTGGGgatttgtgtttctcttccaGCCCCGGTCCACACCTGGGGGCAGGATGTGCTCCCGGGAGCCCGGCAGGGTCTGGGCAAGAGCCTCTGCAGAGGCCCTTATGCCGGGAGCAGGTGAGGCAGGGCCCCTGGCTGCGACGGGACTTCATCCTGGGGCCTGTTGGAATGACTGGCCACCGTTTTCCTGCAGACCTGATTTAACACTGACACAG GGCATCAGCTGTTGTGGCAAGGGATAA
- the LTC4S gene encoding leukotriene C4 synthase isoform X1, whose amino-acid sequence MKDEVALLATVTLLGVLLQAYFSLQVISARRAFRVSPPLTTGPPEFERVYRAQVNCSEYFPLFLATLWVAGIFFHEGLRSGRARTHRSPRVPRRPAHLAPLPGTAALCGLVYLFARLRYFQGYARSAQQRLTPLYASARALWLLVALAALGLLVHFLPGALRAALLGRLGKLLPRA is encoded by the exons ATGAAGGACGAGGTGGCTCTTCTGGCTACTGTCACCCTCCTGGGAGTCCTGCTGCAAG CCTACTTCTCCCTGCAGGTGATCTCGGCGCGCAGAGCCTTCCGCGTGTCGCCGCCGCTCACCACCGGGCCGCCGGAGTTCGAGCGCGTCTACCGAGCCCA AGTGAACTGCAGCGAGTACTTCCCGCTGTTCCTCGCCACGCTCTGGGTCGCCGGCATCTTCTTTCACGAAGGTCTGCGCTCGGGACGGGCGCGCACGCACCGCAGCCCCAGGGTCCCGCGCCGGCCGGCTCACCTTGCCCCTCTCCCAGGTACCGCGGCCCTGTGCGGGTTGGTCTACCTTTTCGCGCGCCTCCGCTACTTTCAGGGCTACGCGCGCTCGGCGCAGCAAAG GTTGACCCCGCTGTACGCGAGCGCGCGCGCGCTCTGGCTGCTCGTGGCGCTGGCGGCGCTCGGCCTGCTCGTCCACTTTCTCCCGGGCGCGCTGCGCGCCGCGCTCCTTGGACGGCTTGGGAAGCTGCTGCCCAGGGCCTGA
- the LTC4S gene encoding leukotriene C4 synthase isoform X2, giving the protein MKDEVALLATVTLLGVLLQAYFSLQVISARRAFRVSPPLTTGPPEFERVYRAQVNCSEYFPLFLATLWVAGIFFHEGTAALCGLVYLFARLRYFQGYARSAQQRLTPLYASARALWLLVALAALGLLVHFLPGALRAALLGRLGKLLPRA; this is encoded by the exons ATGAAGGACGAGGTGGCTCTTCTGGCTACTGTCACCCTCCTGGGAGTCCTGCTGCAAG CCTACTTCTCCCTGCAGGTGATCTCGGCGCGCAGAGCCTTCCGCGTGTCGCCGCCGCTCACCACCGGGCCGCCGGAGTTCGAGCGCGTCTACCGAGCCCA AGTGAACTGCAGCGAGTACTTCCCGCTGTTCCTCGCCACGCTCTGGGTCGCCGGCATCTTCTTTCACGAAG GTACCGCGGCCCTGTGCGGGTTGGTCTACCTTTTCGCGCGCCTCCGCTACTTTCAGGGCTACGCGCGCTCGGCGCAGCAAAG GTTGACCCCGCTGTACGCGAGCGCGCGCGCGCTCTGGCTGCTCGTGGCGCTGGCGGCGCTCGGCCTGCTCGTCCACTTTCTCCCGGGCGCGCTGCGCGCCGCGCTCCTTGGACGGCTTGGGAAGCTGCTGCCCAGGGCCTGA